In Acomys russatus chromosome 26, mAcoRus1.1, whole genome shotgun sequence, a genomic segment contains:
- the Lsm6 gene encoding U6 snRNA-associated Sm-like protein LSm6, translated as MSLRKQTPSDFLKQIIGRPVVVKLNSGVDYRGVLACLDGYMNIALEQTEEYVNGQLKNKYGDAFIRGNNVLYISTQKRRM; from the exons ATGAGTCTGCGGAAGCAAACCCCTAGTGACTTCTTGAAGCAGATCATCGGCCGACCAGTTGTGGTGAAATTAAACTCTGGCGTGGATTATCGAG GGGTCCTGGCCTGCCTGGACGGCTACATGAACATAGCACTGGAGCAGACAGAAGAGTACGTCAACGGGCAGCTGAAGAACAAGTACGGGGACGCGTTCATCCGCGGAAACAATG tgTTGTACATTAGTACACAGAAGAGAAGGATGTGA